In Lolium rigidum isolate FL_2022 chromosome 3, APGP_CSIRO_Lrig_0.1, whole genome shotgun sequence, the genomic window CTCCAGACGAGATTGCATAATTTCATTAAACATTTTTAGTCCGGTATATTGATCGCTGCATCTCCTGTGCGGCGCATGCGGACAAGTTTATGCATTTTTGTGTTTTCAAATTTTGCATTCAGCAATGCAATGTCATCACAATTCtgcatttttttttatcttcatGTGTATTTTTGAATTCTGCAAGTAATCCCTCACTTGGTTGGAATGATTTTAAAATGAACAGTTTTTTATTGGTCCCGAATCCAGATCATATGTTAACGGGCGCCATCTCATACTGAACCCACGTTGACTTTGCGATAATGCCACTCGTCCGCTCCTGAGTCCTGGCTGCCGAGTCAAGGAAGTCCCCATAAAAACTCCTCTAATCTCCTAGTATTACCTTTTAAACTCCAGCATAACCACCGCCCACACACGGAGGAGCAGACACCAACGGGGCTGCAGCGCTAGTGGTCTACTTGCAGTGCAGCAGCGTCCAAAATCAAGAAACCAAGATGAGACggttcgccggcggcgccgcgctGGTGCTGCTCCTCTCCGTCGCCACTACCAGATTGGCCGTCGCCGACTTCTTCTCCCCTCTCAGCCCACTCCTCGCCCCCGTCATGGGTAAGTCTTCTTCCCCCTCCCAACGCCGGCAGCGTTACTTACGAGCTTTGGCTGAGGGTTGACTGATGCGAGCAGGGCCGGTATGCAAGGCGGCAGCTTGCGGGAAGGGGAACTGCACGGAGACTTCGGGGCTGCCGGGGTACATGTGCGACTGTGACCCCGGGTGGACGCAGATGCACGTCGGCGACCACCTCAGGTTCCTGCCCTGCGTCATCCCCAACTGTAAGTGCATCATGCTCCTCTTGCCTGACTTGCGTACACCCTTCGCTTCCTTCATCAATGGCCAGGCAGGCCAGCCCACAAAAGTTGGCACCGTCAGCTGTGCATAAGTGCATATGACATCTGCGATTCGTGATGGCTAATTTATTACCAACTTCTTTCTGTACTCTGTAATCGTGTGCAAATCTGCAGTTTGGGAACAGAAGCTATAGGTCATGTCCTGCTTGTACCTGCAGAAAAATGAGTAATTCTGACCAACAGTTAGGTTCTGGGTACACATCAGACTTTTTGTTGCGAGATTATTTTAGAGAACTTGGAATGAAGCTTAAATTCTTAATTGCTCTAGCACACACATGATTTTTTAGAGTCTCGAGCATAATGTGGAAGTGCAGAGCTATGCAGACAAAGTCCTCTTTGTACTACAAAAGGATGTCCACTTTCTAGACCGAAGAAAGTCAATTTTGCACTGAACTTCCAAACGTACATAAATTTCATTGGCCCAACGAGACGTGTAATAAACGCGGTTTCTCCATTCTGTTTTCTGTCTCTTTTACCAAAATAAACAGGCTACGCGTGATTTTGACATCAGtctccatcagacagatagaaggACAAGTTAGACTGCCCAAGTCTCCGTGTCATCTTCGCAGTTTATTTTGTTGAATCAGCACGCAGTGTCATCTTCAGAGTCCCCATGTGTCATTGCGTTTGCCTCTACTCCAGAAGAAATACAAAGTCTATGTTTTACCAAAACAACCAGGGTTCATAGTTTTAATAGGGGTCTCTATTAGAAAGAAAAAGAGATAAGTTTCTTTAGATTGCTTGCGCTTCGGTGTCCTGTGCAGTTTTTTTTTAATGAACAACAGGGTCATCTTCAGAGTTTGCCTCGTGGCATATGTTTACTAATCCGATGCTCAGAGACCAGAGTAATGTTACATCACCCGTACAATAATCAAGCAAGCTTATCTCTGCAGGTACCATAAATCGCTCGTGTTCTAATGATACTTCGGCACTAGCACCAGCGCCTTCGCCCAGAAATTTCTCCCTCTCGCCAGATGGTAACCACTGCACCTTACTTCTATTTATTATCATTTTTATGATCATGCTGTTTCCATTTAATTTGCAGTCATCCTGATTCATCTCTATGTGTAAAATCCTACATGCAGCTTGTGACTTTGCTTATTGCGGGTCGGGGGGCACGTGCAAGAACGGCACCGGGCTCAGCTACCATTGCGAGTGCAAGGAGGGCTTCAGCAATGTTCTCAACATGACCACAATGCCTTGCTATCAAGACTGTAAAACCAAAATAAGACATTACCAGCTTCGCTTCTGTACAAAAAACCACCTGTCTTAGTTCAACTCCTGGCATCATTTCAGGTTCCTATGGAGCAGATTGCGCGTCCCTTGGGATCCTCCCATCCTCAAACTCCACCGCAGCACCACCAGCTGGCTCCACGAGCAATGCACCTGCTTCAGGTAAAAAAAGCTTCCTTCAGATATGTCTGGACATCTGTATCTGTTCTAATACGCAGTTAACTCACTTTTACTACCTGTGATTTAGCATTTGCAGTATCAGTTTCGCGGCAAATTATACTTCCTCTGATGATATTGGCCTTGGTGGCGATGATGGGTCAGGCGACATGAACAGAGGATGATTTTATACCACGATAGCACTAGAGAGAGCTTTTGTTCACGGAGTAGAGCTTTTAGCCTGCTAGATATGTGGAGTACTTTGTTGGTGTAGCACGCTGCTTCAGTATTATTGCACGTGAAGGTTCTTCTACTTGGGCAGTTGGTGGTCTGATGTGCAAATGGAATAGCCTGTCTCTGTGTATAATATAATATTCATAAATAAACTGATTGCGTATTTGATCGTTGgttggctgtaacttttcatgttctCATTTCTCCTGTCGATTTCTGATCGCATTTTGATCCTGCAACCTCTATAAACAAAAAAGTTCGATCCTACGAGCTAAAGTATCAATACTGGCAAAGTGGGCCTAAAGTACAACTGGGCCAGaagttttttttttacaatatCTTACTCACTTTATTGATCAAAGGCCAAAACAAGAAGTATTAATACGCCTAAGGTGGATCTGTTATGCCTGGAAAACAACAAAGATAATAATGTCCATCTTCACTTCTGAAAACTGCAGCTGAAGCTCTTTTCCCATTCACTTCTGAGATAGCTCGACGCAGGGTCATCACGGATTCACGGCTGAGGGGGTGCGATCTATCTGCGCTCTACACTTTGAGAATTGGTTCGGTTAGCTGGAGGTTCTGGCTTGGTATAAGAGCTGATCAACGAAAAAATCTCCTGACAAAATGATGTGTTGCCAACGGTGTCTAGAACTCTCCCTTGTGGATCTCCTTTCTCCTTGCCACCTAGATAGCCCATCGGGTTACAAGGATTATAATTACGTCTTCATGCGACATAGATGCCATCAGTGAAAAACTCTAGTTTAGCACTCGGTTCATGCGTctctatcatacgatcaacgataTGTTCATCCTATAGGAGCTATTTGGATTGTGGCATGCGGTTGCCATAACAAAATTTTGGCGTTGGCTAGTCTCATAGGCTACCGTTTGGTTTGAAACCCAACTATCGGAACCACGCCAAAATTTTAGTCGCTACTCCCGTTGGCCTGGTGGGTGTGGGTATAAACCAAATAGAGACCTAAAGCCCAAACCGCCCAAACCACCCAAACCATAGGGCAATACAATCAATTAGGGAGTGCGTCCCACGAACCCCACATAGTGTGCATACTAATTTAGCCTCCCTATTTCAGTGATACAACAAATCATAAGGTTGTAAAGACTATTTGGCAAGTCTTGATAAAGAAAATCTTAATTTTGACGACACATCTAACCTTCCACACAAAAGACCGGAAAATCCAACTTCCCGTTCATTGTGGGACGCAAGGCATCCCGCTAACGTGGAAATACtgtatgggctggcccattagcgTCACACTTGTTTTTTCATCATTTTTATTGGTTTTGTGGGGTTTTCTGGGTTTCCACTCATTTTTGTTGATTTCTCTGGGTTTTTCAGAtttcgaaaattgttcagatttggaatttgttgaattcaaattcatttatattttaaaattttacaaatttcaaaATGGTATAAATTATAAAATTGTTCAATTTTGAACATTGTTTGACTCCAAAATTATTCAACTTTGAAAATTGTTCGAAATCCAaaattgtttgaattttaaaattatttgcatttagatttgtttgaatttgaaattgcgCAGCTTTGAAAATTGGATAGGTTTTTATGATATTCTGATTAAAAAAAGGAACAACAGGAAAGAAAAGgttaagaaaaaagtaacaatacCCATGAAGGTCTCCTTCAGGCGGGACGGAGTGCCAGTATTTGCCGGTAAATAGGAT contains:
- the LOC124695785 gene encoding fibropellin-1-like isoform X2, producing MRRFAGGAALVLLLSVATTRLAVADFFSPLSPLLAPVMGPVCKAAACGKGNCTETSGLPGYMCDCDPGWTQMHVGDHLRFLPCVIPNCTINRSCSNDTSALAPAPSPRNFSLSPDACDFAYCGSGGTCKNGTGLSYHCECKEGFSNVLNMTTMPCYQDCSYGADCASLGILPSSNSTAAPPAGSTSNAPASVSVSRQIILPLMILALVAMMGQAT
- the LOC124695785 gene encoding fibropellin-1-like isoform X1, coding for MRRFAGGAALVLLLSVATTRLAVADFFSPLSPLLAPVMGPVCKAAACGKGNCTETSGLPGYMCDCDPGWTQMHVGDHLRFLPCVIPNCTINRSCSNDTSALAPAPSPRNFSLSPDACDFAYCGSGGTCKNGTGLSYHCECKEGFSNVLNMTTMPCYQDCSYGADCASLGILPSSNSTAAPPAGSTSNAPASAFAVSVSRQIILPLMILALVAMMGQAT